A window of Rubricoccus marinus contains these coding sequences:
- a CDS encoding TonB-dependent receptor: protein MRLFVTSCLLAVALFGASGASAQATGILNGTVVDAESGETLIGANIYVPSIERGAATDLDGNYRITGLPAGSYDVQYSFAGLVDQTVTGVEIVAGQTTTINVQLTSDELETVTVTAAAIIETNSEVGLLRLRARAAQVSDAISAEAISQSGSSDASDAMERVTGASVQGGKYVFVRGLGDRYANTQLNGATLPTADPDRRAVQFDLFPSEFLENIITLKTFTPDKPGSFSGGLVDINTRSFPEQMTASLSVSTGASTLVTPGGDILVDPATSVSYVGTASDFEIPSELLGEADLPVLSRQIRFNPEADPEMLAAVQLNERLVDAFGARSVAPEAGTAAPNVSASGAFGNRFSVLGNDLGFIVSGTFDRGVSSYDEGIVGRYGTAGENESGQQLPQLRQRRNDQRTTLASNLGGIANAAYRIGQFNEVSLNTLFSRNAESEARLISGPAPFPIGGTGDPITVTDRVVGHAERQLASASLRGRHELPRAAGVGVEWRASYAETQLDEPDLRFFANANLSGASGGNDLVVGGASLNNTLHFFRESTETLGGLGLDLTVPERALGGLATIKVGGLYETTARDFRERRFEILSEGLQLNGEDAESVNAFFSEANSGVLEVLPANPRDPQQRQTYLLGNIFRDGTQDNNQYDGGLDVAAGYAMAEFSLIDRLRVIAGARYERTDLSIDVVNRITGDAVAPEDPDFSNQIAENDILPSLNVVYALTDNMNVRTAATRTLARPTFREIAPFCAFDFGTDGELCGNPELNRTLISNLDLRWEWFNTPGSLLAASVYYKDLQSPIERVIIDNDNGLQEFQNVSDATILGAEFEARQRLETFGLTGPVLRNLSLGGNLTVTRSEITIGETELAERRTVNPDAADTRPLQGQSPFLVNVDLSYDNPTSDTRAGLFFNVFGRRLSRVGIPDVYENPSPQLDFVASQRLLDQISVKLSVKNILNANAEEVYDFPESTYSAIGGLTPFYLQRERGTSFSLGISFSPAFGGGSPAVPPAPSASGVGRL from the coding sequence ATGCGCCTTTTCGTCACCTCTTGTTTGCTGGCCGTCGCCCTCTTCGGAGCCTCTGGCGCGAGCGCACAGGCCACCGGCATCCTCAATGGAACGGTCGTCGACGCCGAGTCCGGCGAGACCCTGATCGGCGCCAACATCTACGTCCCCTCCATTGAGCGCGGCGCGGCGACTGACCTCGACGGCAACTACCGGATCACTGGGCTCCCCGCTGGCTCCTACGATGTGCAGTACTCCTTCGCCGGTCTGGTGGACCAGACGGTCACGGGCGTCGAGATCGTCGCGGGGCAGACGACGACGATCAACGTCCAGCTCACGTCCGACGAACTGGAGACGGTGACCGTCACGGCCGCCGCCATTATCGAGACGAACAGCGAAGTCGGCCTCTTGCGGCTGCGCGCCCGCGCGGCGCAGGTCTCGGACGCGATCTCGGCCGAGGCCATCTCGCAGAGCGGCTCCAGCGACGCCAGCGACGCGATGGAGCGCGTGACCGGCGCGAGCGTCCAGGGCGGCAAGTACGTCTTCGTGCGCGGGCTCGGCGACCGCTACGCCAACACGCAGCTCAACGGCGCCACGCTCCCGACCGCCGACCCCGACCGCCGGGCGGTCCAGTTCGACCTCTTCCCGAGCGAGTTCCTGGAAAACATCATCACGCTCAAGACCTTTACCCCGGACAAGCCCGGCAGCTTTTCCGGCGGTCTCGTGGACATCAACACGCGCTCGTTCCCCGAGCAGATGACGGCCTCGCTCTCGGTCTCGACCGGCGCCTCCACGCTGGTCACGCCCGGCGGGGACATCCTCGTGGACCCCGCGACAAGCGTCTCGTACGTCGGCACGGCCAGTGACTTCGAGATCCCGTCTGAGCTCCTGGGAGAGGCGGACCTGCCGGTCCTCTCGCGCCAGATCCGCTTCAACCCCGAGGCCGACCCCGAGATGCTCGCGGCGGTCCAGTTGAATGAGCGGCTCGTCGACGCCTTCGGCGCGCGCAGCGTGGCGCCAGAGGCCGGCACGGCGGCGCCGAACGTCAGCGCCTCTGGCGCCTTCGGCAACCGCTTCAGCGTTCTCGGAAACGACCTCGGCTTTATCGTCAGCGGCACGTTCGACCGCGGCGTCTCGTCCTACGACGAGGGCATCGTGGGACGCTACGGGACGGCCGGCGAGAACGAGAGCGGCCAGCAGCTCCCGCAGCTCCGCCAGAGGCGCAACGACCAGCGCACGACGCTGGCGTCCAACCTCGGCGGCATCGCGAACGCGGCGTACCGCATCGGGCAGTTCAACGAGGTGTCGCTGAACACGCTGTTCTCGCGCAACGCTGAGAGCGAGGCACGCCTCATCTCTGGCCCGGCGCCGTTCCCCATCGGCGGGACCGGCGACCCGATCACGGTCACGGACCGCGTCGTGGGCCACGCCGAGCGGCAGCTGGCCTCCGCATCGCTCCGCGGGCGCCACGAGCTTCCCCGCGCGGCGGGCGTGGGCGTAGAGTGGCGCGCGAGCTACGCCGAGACCCAACTCGACGAGCCCGACCTGCGCTTCTTTGCCAACGCGAACCTGAGCGGGGCCTCTGGCGGCAACGACTTGGTCGTGGGCGGCGCGTCACTGAACAACACGCTGCACTTTTTCCGCGAGTCGACCGAGACTCTCGGGGGTCTGGGCCTGGACCTCACGGTCCCCGAGCGCGCGCTTGGCGGGTTGGCGACGATCAAGGTCGGCGGGCTCTACGAGACCACCGCCCGCGACTTCCGCGAGCGCCGTTTCGAGATCCTCTCTGAGGGCCTTCAACTGAACGGCGAGGACGCCGAGTCCGTCAACGCCTTCTTCAGTGAAGCCAACTCCGGCGTGTTGGAGGTGCTCCCTGCCAACCCGCGCGATCCGCAGCAGCGCCAGACCTACCTGCTCGGCAACATCTTCCGCGACGGCACGCAGGACAACAACCAGTACGACGGCGGTCTGGACGTGGCCGCGGGCTACGCGATGGCGGAGTTCTCGCTCATCGACCGCCTCCGCGTCATCGCCGGCGCGCGCTACGAGCGGACCGACCTCTCCATCGACGTCGTCAACCGCATCACGGGCGATGCCGTGGCGCCAGAGGACCCGGACTTCAGCAACCAGATCGCGGAGAACGACATCCTGCCGTCGCTCAACGTCGTTTACGCGCTGACGGACAACATGAACGTCCGCACGGCGGCCACGCGCACGCTCGCGCGGCCCACGTTCCGCGAGATCGCACCGTTCTGCGCCTTTGACTTCGGCACCGACGGCGAGCTGTGCGGCAACCCGGAGCTCAACCGGACGCTGATCTCCAACCTCGACCTCCGCTGGGAGTGGTTCAACACGCCGGGCTCGCTTCTGGCGGCCAGCGTCTACTACAAGGACCTCCAGAGCCCCATCGAGCGCGTCATCATCGACAACGACAACGGGCTCCAGGAATTCCAGAACGTCAGCGACGCGACGATCCTGGGCGCGGAGTTCGAGGCGCGCCAGAGGCTGGAGACGTTCGGGCTCACCGGGCCCGTCCTCCGCAACCTCTCGCTCGGCGGCAACCTGACGGTCACGCGCTCCGAGATCACCATTGGCGAGACCGAGCTGGCCGAGCGCCGCACGGTCAACCCCGATGCCGCGGACACGCGCCCACTCCAGGGGCAGAGCCCGTTCCTCGTCAACGTGGACCTGTCCTACGACAACCCCACGAGCGACACGCGCGCCGGCCTCTTCTTCAACGTGTTCGGCCGCCGCCTCTCGCGGGTCGGCATCCCGGACGTGTACGAAAACCCGAGCCCGCAGCTGGACTTCGTGGCGAGCCAGCGCCTGCTGGATCAGATCTCGGTCAAGCTCTCGGTCAAGAACATCCTCAACGCCAACGCCGAGGAGGTCTACGACTTCCCGGAGTCCACGTACAGCGCCATCGGGGGGCTCACGCCCTTCTACCTCCAGCGCGAGCGCGGCACCTCGTTCTCGCTGGGCATCAGCTTCAGCCCCGCCTTCGGCGGCGGATCTCCCGCTGTTCCCCCGGCGCCGTCCGCCTCGGGCGTCGGGCGCCTCTAG
- a CDS encoding T9SS type A sorting domain-containing protein: protein MRSLATLTAAALALLLSGTAFAQSTTQTLSGVLTGTTTLSANEVYLIDGEVYVDNGATLNIPAGTVLKGKQNPTTGNGQSSVLVVQRGGTLNARGTAAAPIIFTAEGDDVTDPFDTNETQRGLWGGVIILGNATNNRGVRQVEGIPSTDRSKYGCGDAGFDCDEDDDSGEMTYVSIRHAGFTLTPNAEINGLTLGSVGRGTLLEHIEVFANSDDSFEFFGGTVNAKYLVASFSGDDDIDWDQGYTGKLQFVFSLKDESGDVGRCIEGDGAASPFTAALLSDPVVSNLTCVGSGVGSTPGGSDAGGPTLKLRENTRGAIYNSVFTAVQSSAGGIDLEVQPEDDNGNPVGDATISTAQNFREGELTIANNIFFDFSVGNDAASIVRRDEADIEATIAAANQFVTPGLVNVADGSGAADDARDQDGVLDPRPGFGSAAASGADFTLARLSGDNFFTPVSFKGAFPATNQGLFWAAGWTALDDMLYFSANVTVDAEEAPEAAASALRAFPNPASGVATVALTLATAQEVQLTVVDMLGREVAVLASGETAAGETRFALPVADLQAGTYLVRLATEGAVSTQMLTVVR, encoded by the coding sequence ATGCGATCTCTCGCTACTCTCACCGCAGCCGCTCTCGCACTGCTCCTCTCCGGCACCGCGTTCGCGCAGTCGACCACCCAGACGCTTTCCGGCGTCCTCACCGGCACCACCACCCTTAGCGCGAACGAGGTCTACCTCATCGACGGCGAGGTGTACGTGGACAACGGCGCGACGCTGAACATCCCAGCGGGCACCGTCCTCAAAGGAAAGCAGAACCCGACGACGGGCAACGGGCAGTCCAGCGTGCTCGTCGTCCAGCGCGGCGGCACCCTCAACGCCAGAGGCACAGCCGCGGCGCCGATCATCTTCACCGCCGAGGGCGACGACGTCACGGACCCCTTCGACACCAACGAGACGCAGCGCGGCCTCTGGGGCGGCGTGATCATTCTCGGCAACGCGACCAACAACCGCGGCGTGCGTCAGGTGGAGGGCATCCCGTCCACGGACCGCTCCAAGTACGGCTGCGGCGATGCGGGCTTCGACTGCGACGAGGACGACGACTCGGGCGAGATGACCTACGTCTCCATCCGCCACGCGGGCTTCACGCTCACGCCGAACGCGGAGATCAACGGCCTCACGCTCGGCTCGGTCGGCCGCGGCACCCTGCTGGAGCACATCGAGGTGTTCGCCAACTCGGATGACTCCTTCGAGTTCTTCGGCGGAACGGTCAACGCGAAGTACCTCGTGGCCTCCTTCAGCGGCGACGACGACATCGACTGGGACCAGGGCTACACCGGCAAGCTGCAATTCGTCTTCTCCCTCAAGGACGAGAGCGGCGACGTGGGCCGCTGCATCGAAGGCGACGGCGCCGCCAGCCCGTTCACCGCGGCGCTCCTCTCCGATCCCGTCGTGAGCAACCTCACCTGCGTCGGCTCCGGCGTGGGCTCCACACCGGGCGGCTCGGACGCCGGCGGCCCCACGCTCAAGCTGCGCGAGAACACCCGCGGCGCGATCTACAACTCCGTCTTTACCGCCGTGCAATCCAGCGCGGGCGGGATCGACCTGGAAGTGCAGCCGGAGGACGACAACGGCAACCCCGTCGGTGACGCCACGATCTCAACGGCGCAGAACTTCCGCGAGGGCGAGCTGACCATCGCGAACAACATCTTCTTCGACTTCAGCGTCGGCAACGACGCCGCGAGCATCGTCCGGCGCGACGAGGCAGACATCGAGGCGACCATCGCGGCCGCCAACCAGTTCGTCACACCCGGCCTCGTCAACGTCGCCGATGGCTCTGGAGCCGCCGACGATGCCCGCGACCAAGACGGCGTGCTGGACCCCCGCCCGGGCTTCGGAAGCGCCGCGGCCTCTGGCGCGGACTTCACCCTCGCGCGCCTCTCCGGCGACAACTTCTTCACGCCTGTCAGCTTTAAGGGAGCCTTCCCCGCCACCAACCAGGGCCTCTTCTGGGCCGCGGGCTGGACCGCGCTGGACGACATGCTCTACTTCAGCGCCAACGTGACCGTGGACGCCGAGGAGGCGCCAGAGGCCGCCGCGTCCGCGCTCCGCGCCTTCCCGAACCCCGCCTCTGGCGTGGCGACGGTCGCCCTCACGCTCGCAACGGCTCAGGAAGTGCAGTTGACCGTCGTGGACATGCTCGGCCGCGAGGTCGCCGTGCTCGCCTCTGGCGAGACCGCCGCAGGCGAGACGCGCTTCGCGCTCCCCGTCGCGGACCTCCAGGCGGGCACCTACCTCGTCCGCCTCGCGACGGAGGGTGCGGTGAGCACGCAGATGCTCACGGTCGTCCGCTAG
- a CDS encoding MlaD family protein, which yields MSNEIKVGLAVLMAVVVIFFGIRFLKDQPLFGGGYEVVVVFDDAQGLTPGAFVRLNGVNVGSVKSVRLSDDAREVYITMGIDGDVQIPRGVKVGTSGLSALGEVNIELTPPDGGDAGRPLIAGDTLRAISTPDLFDLLAGESTGLTARADSALFRAVSVFTTLDETLANSGDDVTAVLAQLRFLTQTATQTLLTERERVGETLASFQRAAGSAERLSNDLSTLGTDLSNDVAVDIRATTQTLRQTVDSNADSVSVTVAQLNRTLRNAESALAQLTLLSTELEQTLALAKSDSSSLGLLLRDPSLYHNANSAAASLQQLLQDVQRDPGRYAKELDLIRVF from the coding sequence ATGAGCAACGAAATTAAAGTCGGCCTCGCCGTCCTGATGGCCGTCGTGGTCATCTTCTTCGGCATCCGCTTTCTCAAGGACCAGCCGCTCTTCGGCGGCGGATATGAGGTCGTCGTCGTCTTCGACGACGCGCAGGGCCTCACGCCAGGGGCCTTTGTCCGTCTCAACGGCGTCAACGTGGGCTCTGTAAAGAGCGTGCGCCTGAGCGACGACGCACGCGAGGTGTACATCACCATGGGCATCGACGGCGACGTGCAGATCCCCCGCGGCGTGAAGGTCGGCACGAGCGGCCTGAGCGCGCTCGGTGAGGTCAACATCGAGCTTACGCCACCCGATGGCGGGGACGCCGGGCGGCCCCTCATCGCCGGGGACACGTTGCGCGCGATCTCGACGCCCGACCTGTTCGACTTGCTCGCCGGCGAGTCCACCGGCCTCACGGCCCGCGCCGATAGCGCGCTGTTCCGTGCCGTGAGCGTGTTCACCACGCTCGACGAGACGCTCGCCAACTCCGGCGACGACGTGACGGCGGTCCTCGCGCAGCTCCGCTTCCTCACGCAGACCGCCACGCAAACGCTCCTGACCGAGCGCGAGCGCGTCGGGGAAACGCTGGCCTCGTTCCAGCGCGCCGCCGGCAGCGCCGAACGGCTCTCCAACGACCTCTCCACGCTCGGTACGGACCTCTCTAACGATGTCGCCGTCGACATCCGCGCGACGACGCAGACGCTCCGACAAACCGTGGACAGCAACGCGGACTCCGTCTCCGTGACCGTCGCGCAGCTCAACCGGACGCTCCGCAACGCCGAATCCGCGCTCGCGCAGCTCACCCTCCTCTCGACCGAGTTGGAGCAGACGCTCGCCCTCGCGAAAAGCGACTCCTCCTCGCTGGGCCTCCTCTTGCGCGACCCCTCGTTGTACCACAACGCGAACTCCGCCGCCGCCAGCCTCCAGCAGCTCTTGCAGGACGTGCAGCGCGACCCCGGCCGCTACGCGAAGGAGTTGGACCTGATCCGGGTCTTCTAG
- a CDS encoding ABC transporter ATP-binding protein, which yields MIEVRDLEKSFAGRPVLKGVTLTIPEASTTCIIGRSGSGKSVLLKHLVGLLKPDAGRVIVDGAPLDDLSYSDLRRVRRKFGVLFQGGALFDSMTAIENVEFPLHTFTDLNAREARRRALECLELVELPDMGKKTPSELSGGQQKRVALARAIAIEPAYILYDEPTSGLDPETSRTIDELIERLGRELGTTSVVISHDMHSVLRIADHVAFLHEGQMHWSGSVDDLHAATDPTLLRFVRANEYQIGNPSRTAGAASS from the coding sequence ATGATCGAAGTCCGCGATCTGGAAAAGAGCTTTGCCGGCCGGCCCGTGCTCAAGGGGGTCACGCTCACCATCCCCGAGGCCAGCACGACGTGCATCATCGGCCGCTCGGGCTCGGGCAAAAGCGTGCTGCTCAAGCACCTCGTCGGGCTGCTCAAGCCGGACGCGGGGCGCGTGATCGTGGACGGCGCGCCGCTGGATGACCTCTCCTACTCCGATCTCCGACGCGTGCGCCGCAAGTTCGGCGTCCTCTTCCAGGGGGGGGCGCTGTTCGACTCGATGACGGCCATCGAGAACGTGGAATTCCCGCTCCACACGTTTACCGACCTCAACGCGCGAGAGGCCCGGCGCCGGGCGCTGGAATGCCTGGAGTTGGTGGAGCTTCCCGACATGGGCAAAAAGACGCCCAGCGAACTCTCGGGCGGTCAGCAGAAACGCGTCGCCCTCGCGCGAGCCATCGCCATCGAGCCCGCGTACATCCTGTACGACGAGCCCACCTCGGGCCTGGACCCGGAGACGAGCCGCACCATCGACGAGCTCATCGAACGCCTCGGGCGCGAGCTCGGCACGACCAGCGTTGTGATCTCCCACGACATGCACTCCGTCCTCCGCATCGCCGACCACGTCGCGTTCCTCCACGAGGGGCAGATGCACTGGAGCGGGAGCGTAGACGACCTCCACGCCGCGACCGACCCCACGCTTCTCCGCTTCGTCCGCGCCAACGAATACCAGATCGGCAACCCCTCCCGCACGGCGGGCGCCGCCTCCTCATGA
- a CDS encoding MlaE family ABC transporter permease produces the protein MLLPLFAKPLRWVEGIGAYALLLIRAFNLPRDLSPKLYLRNITTQMVQIGIESIPIVALATAFTGAVVVVQAIYQLENPLLPSTLVGTFAQQSILLELGTLVTAFVLCGRVGARIAAELGTMRVKEQIDALEAMGINSLSYLVVPRVVAGVLMFPMLYVVASSVGMLSGMVVAEASPDVSAGLFWEGARLYFKTYDVFFGLVKSIVFGFAITSVACYTGYNAAGGAEGVGEATTRATVMACVFVLVADYVCAALLL, from the coding sequence GTGCTGCTCCCGCTCTTCGCGAAGCCGTTGCGGTGGGTTGAAGGGATCGGCGCGTACGCGCTACTGCTGATCCGGGCGTTCAACCTGCCACGCGACCTCAGCCCCAAGCTGTACCTCCGCAACATCACGACGCAGATGGTGCAGATCGGCATCGAGTCGATCCCGATCGTGGCGCTGGCGACGGCGTTTACAGGCGCGGTGGTGGTCGTGCAGGCGATCTACCAGTTGGAGAACCCACTTCTGCCGTCCACCCTCGTCGGCACGTTTGCGCAGCAGTCCATCCTGCTGGAGTTGGGCACGCTCGTGACCGCGTTCGTGCTCTGCGGCCGCGTCGGCGCCCGCATCGCGGCGGAGTTGGGCACGATGCGCGTCAAGGAGCAGATCGACGCGCTAGAGGCGATGGGCATCAACAGCCTGAGCTACCTCGTGGTCCCGCGCGTGGTGGCGGGTGTGCTCATGTTCCCGATGCTATACGTCGTAGCGTCGTCGGTCGGCATGCTGTCCGGGATGGTCGTCGCTGAGGCATCGCCCGATGTCTCAGCGGGGCTTTTCTGGGAAGGCGCGCGCCTCTACTTCAAGACGTACGACGTGTTCTTCGGCCTGGTGAAGTCCATCGTCTTCGGCTTCGCGATCACGAGCGTGGCGTGCTATACCGGCTACAACGCCGCTGGCGGTGCGGAAGGCGTCGGCGAGGCGACCACCCGCGCGACGGTGATGGCCTGCGTGTTCGTCCTCGTGGCCGACTACGTCTGCGCCGCGCTCTTGCTGTGA
- the radA gene encoding DNA repair protein RadA, whose protein sequence is MAKAKTHYVCQDCGHESLRWQGQCPGCREWNTLVEEAQPQEIKAKVMRAASGGGTSSGARMRGAYGETRPQRISDVKMSERPRLVSGVGELDRVMGGGAMVGGLTLVAGEPGIGKSTLMTELGRQFGARGEVVLYVTGEESPQQVKLRAERMGVSADGLLLFAETNVEAIVAAAYDHQPAVMIIDSIQTVWRPDLTSAPGSVTQVRESTAALLAVTKSLPTTTFLVGHVTKGGQIAGPRVLEHMVDTVLHFEGDRHHAYRVLRAVKNRFGPAHEMGVFEMREQGLVEVGNPSALFLAERQFGASGSAVVATTEGTRPLLVEVQALVASTSYANPQRTTTGFDSKKLQVLLAVLEKREGIRMNQHDVFVNVAGGVRLDEPAVDLGVALAIASSARDVPLDSSTVVFGEVGLGGEIRAVSRVEARLAEAKQMGFEAAMLPKANMRGLKAPKGIKLVPVSRLKEAIDLVA, encoded by the coding sequence ATGGCCAAAGCAAAGACCCACTACGTATGCCAGGACTGCGGGCACGAATCGCTCCGGTGGCAGGGGCAGTGCCCCGGTTGCCGCGAGTGGAACACACTTGTAGAGGAGGCGCAACCGCAGGAGATCAAGGCCAAGGTGATGCGCGCGGCCTCTGGCGGCGGCACGAGCAGCGGCGCGCGGATGCGCGGGGCCTACGGCGAGACGCGCCCGCAGCGGATCTCGGACGTCAAGATGAGCGAGCGGCCACGGCTCGTGAGCGGGGTAGGGGAGCTAGACCGCGTGATGGGCGGCGGCGCGATGGTGGGCGGCCTCACGCTTGTGGCGGGTGAGCCGGGAATCGGTAAGTCCACGCTGATGACCGAACTGGGGCGGCAGTTCGGCGCCAGAGGCGAGGTGGTGCTCTACGTGACGGGCGAGGAAAGCCCGCAGCAGGTCAAGCTCCGCGCCGAGCGCATGGGCGTTTCCGCAGATGGCCTCTTGTTGTTCGCGGAGACCAACGTGGAAGCCATCGTGGCCGCGGCGTACGACCACCAGCCGGCGGTGATGATCATCGACTCCATCCAGACGGTCTGGCGCCCGGACCTGACAAGCGCGCCGGGCTCGGTCACGCAGGTGCGCGAAAGCACGGCGGCGCTCCTCGCGGTCACGAAGTCGCTGCCGACGACGACGTTTCTCGTCGGCCACGTGACCAAGGGCGGACAGATCGCCGGGCCGCGCGTGTTGGAGCATATGGTGGACACCGTCCTCCACTTCGAAGGCGACCGGCACCACGCCTACCGCGTGCTCCGCGCGGTGAAAAACCGCTTTGGCCCGGCGCACGAGATGGGCGTTTTCGAGATGCGCGAACAGGGGCTCGTCGAGGTCGGCAACCCGAGCGCGCTTTTCCTGGCCGAGCGTCAGTTCGGCGCCAGCGGCTCGGCGGTCGTCGCCACGACCGAGGGGACGCGCCCGCTGCTGGTGGAGGTGCAGGCGCTCGTGGCGAGCACGTCCTACGCCAACCCGCAGCGCACAACGACGGGCTTCGACAGCAAAAAGCTGCAGGTGTTGCTCGCGGTCCTGGAAAAGCGCGAGGGCATCCGCATGAACCAGCACGACGTGTTCGTCAACGTAGCGGGCGGCGTGCGGCTGGACGAACCGGCCGTCGATCTCGGCGTGGCGCTTGCCATCGCGAGCAGCGCGCGGGACGTACCGCTGGACAGCAGCACGGTCGTGTTCGGCGAGGTGGGGCTGGGTGGCGAGATCCGCGCGGTCAGCCGCGTCGAAGCGCGCCTAGCAGAGGCTAAGCAGATGGGCTTCGAGGCGGCGATGCTTCCCAAAGCGAACATGCGGGGCTTGAAAGCCCCCAAGGGGATCAAGCTTGTCCCGGTCTCGCGCCTCAAAGAAGCCATCGACCTCGTCGCCTGA
- a CDS encoding RNA polymerase sigma factor: MPELTDEQLVTAYLERGDQQAFSILISRHKERIFGFLVGMVRDREIANDLFQDTLFRAIQAMHKRRGAYERQNRWIAWVMRIARNAALDHLRSRKKWSDVDRVDNEDAGASFWDRLPDEAPDAGALLGRADLWKEVEAAIDELPPEQREVVLMRHQSELTFREIAELTDVSINTALGRMRYALINLRKILDPEWFDDVQTDSLPGAPRPSARATQTKPVA, translated from the coding sequence ATGCCCGAGCTCACCGACGAGCAACTGGTCACCGCGTACCTCGAACGCGGCGACCAACAAGCTTTCTCCATTCTCATCTCTCGTCACAAGGAGAGGATCTTCGGATTCCTCGTGGGGATGGTGCGGGATCGCGAGATCGCGAACGATCTGTTCCAGGACACGCTTTTCCGCGCGATCCAGGCCATGCACAAGCGGCGCGGCGCCTACGAGCGCCAGAACCGCTGGATCGCCTGGGTGATGCGCATCGCGAGAAATGCGGCGCTGGATCACCTCCGCAGCCGCAAGAAGTGGAGCGATGTGGACCGCGTTGACAATGAGGACGCGGGAGCGTCGTTCTGGGACCGACTGCCAGATGAGGCGCCGGACGCGGGCGCGCTCCTTGGCCGCGCCGATCTCTGGAAAGAGGTCGAGGCCGCCATCGACGAGTTGCCGCCCGAGCAGCGCGAGGTCGTGCTCATGCGGCATCAGTCGGAACTGACCTTCCGTGAGATTGCCGAACTGACCGACGTGTCGATCAACACCGCGCTCGGGCGCATGCGCTACGCGCTTATCAACCTCCGCAAGATTCTCGATCCCGAGTGGTTCGATGATGTACAGACGGACAGCCTTCCCGGTGCGCCCCGCCCCTCCGCGCGGGCCACGCAGACGAAGCCCGTCGCCTGA
- a CDS encoding N-acetylmuramoyl-L-alanine amidase family protein, with the protein MTIFATLPLLFRATLAGFLTLLAISPDAHAAPAAGAPAVETKASGAPSAEVSGVAARIERVSFARRSDGRGYVVRVHATDAVDDFSVSQQEGAVVLTMHGARLARGVRRGDAQGPVRSYRIDAAGDDVTIRFAVSGTVQVAAYPDRESDDLLVALSTMSQPVAQGPTPRGTTPPVQQTSTPRPSPGGTTVGDTNWRLDTIVLDAGHGGDDHGAVANGTSDKEVALGVVRRLGEMIENELGVRVVYTRTRDDQFHELRERGRIANREGGKLFISVHANAAGSSRARGTETFFLAPHRSESARQVMERENSVIQLESDPSLYADFDDEGGILRSLAMSAYQEESQLLATLVEREFSNAGRHSRGVKQAPFLVLWAASMPAILVETGFITNPDEARFLASADGQEKTARSIFRAVRAYKTRYERGLRLASSG; encoded by the coding sequence ATGACGATTTTCGCTACGCTCCCGCTCCTCTTCCGCGCTACGCTCGCGGGTTTCTTGACTCTCCTGGCGATCTCGCCAGACGCCCACGCCGCTCCGGCCGCAGGCGCCCCGGCGGTAGAGACAAAGGCCTCTGGCGCGCCGAGCGCTGAGGTCTCCGGCGTAGCCGCTCGGATTGAGCGGGTGTCGTTCGCGCGGCGATCAGACGGGCGGGGGTACGTCGTCCGCGTCCACGCAACCGACGCCGTCGACGATTTCAGCGTGAGCCAGCAGGAGGGCGCCGTGGTACTCACGATGCACGGCGCGCGCCTCGCCAGAGGCGTCCGGCGGGGCGACGCGCAGGGACCCGTTCGTTCCTACCGGATCGACGCCGCTGGCGACGACGTGACGATCCGGTTCGCCGTGAGTGGGACGGTCCAGGTTGCCGCCTACCCCGACCGCGAGTCCGACGACCTCCTCGTGGCGCTGTCTACGATGTCTCAGCCGGTGGCCCAGGGACCGACGCCGCGCGGCACCACGCCACCCGTGCAGCAGACCAGCACCCCGAGGCCTTCGCCGGGCGGAACGACGGTCGGGGACACGAACTGGCGCCTGGACACGATCGTACTCGATGCCGGGCACGGCGGTGACGATCACGGCGCCGTTGCCAACGGCACGAGCGACAAAGAGGTCGCACTAGGCGTGGTGCGCCGCCTGGGCGAGATGATCGAGAACGAGTTGGGCGTGCGCGTGGTCTACACCCGCACCCGCGACGACCAATTCCACGAACTGCGCGAACGCGGGCGGATCGCGAACCGGGAGGGTGGAAAGCTCTTCATCTCGGTCCACGCAAACGCTGCGGGCTCCTCTCGCGCCAGAGGCACGGAGACGTTCTTCCTCGCGCCGCACCGCTCGGAAAGCGCGCGCCAGGTGATGGAGCGCGAGAACTCCGTGATCCAGTTGGAAAGCGACCCCAGCCTCTACGCCGACTTCGACGACGAGGGCGGCATCCTCCGCTCGCTCGCGATGAGCGCGTACCAGGAAGAAAGCCAGCTGCTGGCGACGCTCGTGGAGCGTGAGTTCTCGAACGCCGGCCGCCACAGCCGTGGCGTGAAGCAGGCACCGTTCCTCGTGCTGTGGGCCGCGTCTATGCCCGCCATTTTGGTGGAGACCGGCTTTATCACGAACCCGGACGAAGCCCGCTTCCTGGCTTCCGCCGACGGGCAGGAAAAGACCGCGCGGTCCATCTTCCGCGCCGTGAGGGCATACAAAACGCGCTACGAGCGCGGCCTACGCCTCGCGTCGAGCGGCTGA